The DNA segment TGCTTTTGTAACCCATCTCCCTCATGGTGTTGCAGCCTTAGGACACCAGAGAGCCAAGTCTGACCCTGGCTGTGGGTACCTTCTGTACAAAACTTGACCCTAGTGGGTCCCCACACCTTCCAGTGCTCCAGTCTCTTCTCAAGTCCCAAAGACGTGCGTGTGGGTCAGTTGGTCACTGTGTAGTTAATggcaattcagaatcaggtttaatatcactgcatatgttgtgaaatttattaactttgcagcaccagtacaatgcaaaacgtgtgtgtgtgagtgtgagataaattaaattagtgcaaaaatagaaatttaaaaagtgaggtagtgttcatgggtccaatgcccattcagaaattggatggcagaggggaagaagctcttcctgaatcactgagtgtgtgccttcaggctcctgtacctcctccctgatagtagcaatgagaagggggcatgttctgggtgatgggtgtccttactgatggacgccacccttctgaggcattgctccttgaagatgtcctggatactatagaggctactacccatgatggagctgactgagtttacaactcttggcagcttactttgatcctgtgcactaACCCCCACCAGATAgcagtgagaatgctctccacagtaagctgtagaaatttgagtgtgttttaggtgacatatcaaatctcctaatgaaatatagccactgtcatgtcttgccttcttgatagctgcACCGATAAGTTGGGTCCTGGTTAGATCCACAGAGACATTGACATCCAGgtacttgaaattgctctctctccacttctgaaccgTCTATAAGGATGTGtacgtgttccctcatcttaccctttctgaagtccacaaccagttctttggtcttactgacattgagtgccagattgttgctgtgatgCTACTTgactatatctcactcctgtatgctctcagctccatccagatcttgccagcaatggttgtatcatcagcaaatgaatCAAAGGCTACTTGATGGGCATATACAAGAGAGAATGAGTTGCAGGGAAATAATAGGAGGGGAGATGAAAATAATGGGAGCCAGTATGAAGTCAGTGCACCAGATAACCTCATGTTGTGTTATTATAAATATAGAGGCAACCCTACATTACTTCATTTCCTTTCCTCATTTCCCTGCAACTTATTCTGCAACCATTGCAAATAAGAGTTTGGAACCCCTGGTCAAGAAGGACCTTAACCTGAAACACagactgcctgccctgctgagttcctccagcatcttgattGTTGCTTCTGAACCCAATCCAAGTTTGAGCTGACTTTGGGGTTTAGAATCAACTACAGGAAGAGCCAAGCCTTATTCTTTAGTAAGCAATGCACATGGGAAGGGAACATGCCATTAAGAGAATGTTTATATGGATAATGGTATGGAGAAACTCATGTCTGCAGAGTGTTCGGAATTACAGTGAATAACTGTACATGATTTTCTGCGGCTTTTAACAAACATAAAATATCGgatcagaagtaggccatttaacccatcgagactactctgtcattcaatcctggctgatttgtgacagaatatgtggcaacacttgtgggcgaCTACCAGCACACCCTTGGATGAGATGGTTGCTAATGTAAACGATGCCtttcagtgtatgtttcaatgtgcacatGATAAATCAACCTGAATCTGAAATCTCTCTATTCCCGCAGACACAGGGAACAGAGGAATATGAGTCATAGTAGTGTAGTTGAAATTAGACCATGGCTGACACTACCGGCTTGTTTCAGCACTGCACTGTTCTTTTCTGTTAGTTCTCCAGTCCTTTGGCATCACTCTTGTAGCCAAGGATACTGAAGAAAATATAGCCAGACCTTCTGCAGTTTCCtctcttgcttttttttaaagcatgGATCATATTTCACCCAGGTTTGGTGATTAGTCTCTTGTTACTTCTGTCAGTTCCTTCATCTGAACAACAGGCATTGCGGCAACCTCATTCTCTCCCAAAGCCATGTCCATCCTACTGTGACCGGCCGCTGCAAGGACACTTTTCAGGCCAGTGTTGAGACTGAGCTGCAAGACAAAGGGTCTTCATCAGTTTGCCGCCAATAAGCAATGTACTTCCGTTCCTAACCCAACCTCTTGTCATTCAACAGCTATCCCCTGCAAGACTGCACAGCAATCTTCCATAGAGTACAGGATGGAGTAGAGGAGGTCTCACTGTGTTTTAGCTGCCTGGTTGACGAGACCCAACAGGATGGAGCTTACTTACCAACAAAGTCTGTGCTGTCACGAACACAGTTTGACATTGCTGGTATTGAATGAAGCTGTCAATGTAGTGAAATGATTATCTGGAAAAAGAAATGCCAGGGTGGCGAAATAACATCAAACTCATCTTGTACTGATTTGAAGGTGTTTAATGATTCTCTATGCAAAAATTATACATGGTTATTGTAATCACCGAATATAGACGTTGTTTTAAAGCTCCAAGCAGTGACATTAACATCATTAGTGTGAGAGCACAGCACCACTTTCCTTCAGAGCACCGACTGCAAGACTCAGTATCCCACCAATTTGCATGTTCTTCTGAGCACgcgggttttctccgggtgctcgggtttcctcccacaacccaaagacaTGTGGGTAGGGATAGTGAGAACGACACATGCCATGATGGCGCCAGAAACATGGCAATATTTGTGGCTGCTCTGCGCAATCCTGACTGActtaatttcactgtatgttccgctATGCacatgacaaacaaagctaatcttcatcTTTACAAAATTGATACAAAGAAGCATCGTTTTaaagtaattggaggaaagtatagatatcagaggtaagtgttttttttattttaaacacagagagtggtgggtgcatagaagaccctgccggggtggtggtagcagaaacagatacatcaggggcatataagaaattcttagataggcacatggatgatagaaaattggaaggctgcgttagattgatcttggacttCACAcatgggaacagaaaggaggttaaaaggccagcacgacacgatgggccaaagagccagcagtgtgctgtagtgttctatgttctaaaatgagATCAAGTCTTTCTCTTGACCGGGCAGGATTTATTGCTTTCTTTCTTAGATGCAAAGGATATGCATTTTAAAGTGCACTTTTAAAatagaattattttatttttaaacaaacaTCAAATTAGTTTAATATACAATGAACCAGAGGTTCATtttgctccttcccctctccttcccttttcccaaccatgattcccctgtccctgcccctgccccctacccactctctgtccacaatagagacccatatcagaatgagGAATCACATACTCCAGGATTTGTTTCTGCAGCAGACATTAAATTACTACTGTTCTGTGCTAAAGTCTCCGGCACCCTAGCCTAAGACCAAGTAACGTATGTTTTCTCTCTCAAGGCATTGTCATCCTGTTTAGAGTTTGAGCAGTGATTAAACCACTAACTTGTGAAAATTTCATTACCATTTTTCACTAACTAACAAATAATCTAGGGCACCGAAAAAAAGACAAAGGACAGAGTTTTCTTATGATTATGCATACTTAGAGTCAAACAGATCTAGACACTTGTTGGGATAACAGAATATAATGCAGTCCCAGGCAAACCAACAACATAACAAATCACAATCTAAACTATACCACAACAAGAGACCCGACCCCGACTGATTCCATCCCTGCACTTACCCTCTCCGTATAGCAGAGACATTACACAGCTTCGCTGCAGCAGACTTCAGCCAAGAgcacaaaccttcccaccagaCTGCTCTTCCTCTGAGAGAATGAAAGGTTTGCACAAAGCAGTGTGCTGTTTTGTTTGAAACAAATGTAATGTCACAGTCACAGGGGAGGGTGTGGCAATGGTGCACCCAATGAAACAGAACTGTCCTGACTTGTGTTGTGTGCTTCAGGCCTCACCACCTCCATAACAACCCCTAAAGCAAAATGGCCAGTCTTGTCGCAATGGGACCGAGCTGGAAAACCAGGAACGAGTGCTGCCCTCCAGCAACACTCTCTACTGGGCCTGGGTCTGGGCGTGGCCACAAAGGCCAAACAGAAAGGACAGTAATCCCATCACTCCCATCGGTGGCTTCCTACTGATGCCTATCCATTGTCTCTCCTGACCAAGCAGAGTTCATTACTACAAAACTACTGGGAGGAGCAAAAAGACGGAGGTCAGGAATGGGAAATCAAACCAGTGGGACAGATCCCAGTGACAACCTCGCACAATGTTTCCACATCATTCAGCTTTCTCCCATTAGCCGTTCGGCCTGAATCATATCAAAATGACATTCCTTGGTTAGTGTTCCTGCAGCCCACACCAGCACTCACCACCCTCGCATTCCTGGCTCCCGAGTAACATGGCGGAAGGCCAAGCTGCTCCCCATGTGCAAAGCACACAGGGGAAATTAATTACCAGCACAAACATCCTCACGTTTGACAGCAGTGAGCTTCGGCACTGGGCGTTTGGTCCCAGAGGATCGCAATGTGATATTTCCCCCATGACTGTCAGATCCATCACCAGCTCCAAAACATTTTCCTGTCTGTCAGATCTGGGGCCACGTGGCAGCCCTCAAGCCCTCCGGAGGTGATCTCGACAGAGACTACACTCACTGCATGtccaatccccccacccccccttccccaacacctgCCCCACTGGAAGACGctaacactcccccccccccccaccccgtctcctgTGCGATCACCACGGGCCGGGAAGCCCCGGTGACCTAGGCCTCGGCCTCCTGAACGGCCAGGTGAAGCCTATACCTGCAAACGGCAACGTTGAGCGCACTGAGGAACTTGGGCAGGCAGCCACTGAGCAGCAGTTCCGTGGGTACAAACTGCAGCACCTGCTGCCCCAGCCCTGCCCCGGCCCCAGCCTGTGGTTGCAGCTCTGCCAGTTGGGACAGGCGCTGACTCAGCTGCTGCAGAAACTCCAGCAGCTCAGAGGGAGGCTGGCGGAAGCCGGTGCCCAGCAGTACGACTGGGCAGGCTGGACCAGAGTCTGTGAAGGGCCACGCAAACGACAGGCCGCGGAAGCAATGGCTGAGCGCCAACACCAGGCCAGCAGTGAAGCGGGTGAAGGCGGAACGGAGGGGCAAGACGAAGGCACTGCCCTTGGTGCTCTCTGCCAGCACCTTCAGTACGGCCTCCAGCAGCCAGCACTGGTAGCGGGGATCTCCGTCGTGGAGCCGTGAACACGGAGGGAGTGGTACGGACAGACTCGGGTAgctggttggcagctcaccgaGATCCAGCGACTCCAGACCCCCCAGCACCACCAGGCGATCGAGGGAGACGCCCAGAGGCTCCGCAACCTTGTTCAACTGGGTCAACACCTGTTTCGGGGAGAGGGGGCTGCAGGAATGACAGGTAACCAGAGCCGAGCCTGCGTCCGTTGCCTCCAACGACTCATTCAGGCTGTGTAGCAGCTCCGCCTCGCAAAAGGGGGAACTGGCCAGACTGGTGAGTCCCTGGGCTTCCAGTACACGCCAGGAGTGGCAGCCTGGAGCCTCGTCCTGCCCCTCCAGCAGGGGAGGGGCGCCGGTCGAGAAGCCGCCGCAGTGGGCCACCACCTTGCGCCACAGAGGCCCTTGGCACAGCCGCTCCCGCCAGCCCTGCTGAGCAAGTGCCCGCATCTGGTTGTGGGAGCCGGCCTGCTGCCTCTTGTTCTGGTCAGTGAACTGGCCCATCAGCCCCAAATCCGGCAGGTACTCCCTCAACACCCACTGGTCGCGGTACAGCGACCTCAGCCGGAAGTGGCGCAGGTAGTACTTGGCGGCACAGTCCCGCCGCTGTCTCAGTCTGTCAGACTCCCGGGGAGTGGAGCCAGCGAAAAGTCGGAGGTTCTCCTTGATGGTGGCGGTCTGGTAGTCGTGGAAGAGGCGGCAGCAGTTCTCCAGCTGCGTGAGGAAGGTAGGTGGCAAGGCGGAGCGGGCCAGTGTAGAGTCCCGGGCCAGCCCCGGGCCGAAGGCCTGCTCCAGCTCCTCCAGGTGAGTGCCCAGCGCCGGCTGGCCCCTGTAGCCGAGGCAGACGATGTACACCTCGGAGTTGCCTGCCTTGCTGGTAGCTGGCTTGAAGGCGTGCACCTGCTCGAAGCAGCAGTTGAGCAGATAGATCAGGCAGGCCGAGGGCCGTTCAAACAGAGTGAACATCTTCAGCACCAGCGACCCCCCTTGGCCCAGCAGCCGCAGGGCAGTGACTGCTTCGCAGTAGTGCAGGGGAGCCACCCGCGCCTCCTGCTCGCCCGGGTCATCCTGGCAGTCGACGCTGCCGTCTGCTGTCACCAGGTGGATGCTCTCCATGCCCTTGTCCCGGGTGAACTCAATCAGGCCCTCCAGGTGCCGCCGGTCCATCACGTTACCCGTGTCGTCGGGACCAAAGTACCACCGGGACAGAGTGCCCACAATCAGGCGGTCGTCTGCAATCATGGTGCCCATGTCATTGCCCTCGTGGTAGGGGTTGAGGGTATTTGCCACCCAGTTCCACTTGCACGAAGGATAGTTGTTGCACAGGTAATGGTTGAGGCTGGTGATGAAGGCGCCAGGGGCCTCACACAGGTGCACTGAGTTCAGCTTCCCGTCCTGACAGGCTGCTTCTGGCAGCACGGGGAAAGTGCCCAAGACCTCATAGAACTTGCACCAGGCCTGGGTGCACAGCTCCGCATTGACGCTCTGCCGGACCCGCGAGATGATCCTGCCGGCCCAGTTGGTGGATCTGGTGTGTGGGTGCCACTTCTCCAGGTCCTTGTCACCCAGCTGGTCCTTCACACGGTTCAGCGACACCTTCAGTGACTCCAGCTCTTTGGACAGCTGCAGCTGATCCGAGG comes from the Mobula hypostoma chromosome 14, sMobHyp1.1, whole genome shotgun sequence genome and includes:
- the cmtr2 gene encoding cap-specific mRNA (nucleoside-2'-O-)-methyltransferase 2, with translation MEQNKILRDSRKRPHDYHSFLSEFESSVVRDIEKLFNKKFSFQKPEGSQWVLPEAHDAPSDQLQLSKELESLKVSLNRVKDQLGDKDLEKWHPHTRSTNWAGRIISRVRQSVNAELCTQAWCKFYEVLGTFPVLPEAACQDGKLNSVHLCEAPGAFITSLNHYLCNNYPSCKWNWVANTLNPYHEGNDMGTMIADDRLIVGTLSRWYFGPDDTGNVMDRRHLEGLIEFTRDKGMESIHLVTADGSVDCQDDPGEQEARVAPLHYCEAVTALRLLGQGGSLVLKMFTLFERPSACLIYLLNCCFEQVHAFKPATSKAGNSEVYIVCLGYRGQPALGTHLEELEQAFGPGLARDSTLARSALPPTFLTQLENCCRLFHDYQTATIKENLRLFAGSTPRESDRLRQRRDCAAKYYLRHFRLRSLYRDQWVLREYLPDLGLMGQFTDQNKRQQAGSHNQMRALAQQGWRERLCQGPLWRKVVAHCGGFSTGAPPLLEGQDEAPGCHSWRVLEAQGLTSLASSPFCEAELLHSLNESLEATDAGSALVTCHSCSPLSPKQVLTQLNKVAEPLGVSLDRLVVLGGLESLDLGELPTSYPSLSVPLPPCSRLHDGDPRYQCWLLEAVLKVLAESTKGSAFVLPLRSAFTRFTAGLVLALSHCFRGLSFAWPFTDSGPACPVVLLGTGFRQPPSELLEFLQQLSQRLSQLAELQPQAGAGAGLGQQVLQFVPTELLLSGCLPKFLSALNVAVCRYRLHLAVQEAEA